DNA sequence from the Novipirellula aureliae genome:
CGAAACAATGTTGTCGCCAAAGGGTACGAGTGTAGAAACATCCGAAGCTTCGGCATCACCATCGTCGACACGTGAGGAGTACTTTCAAATTCGAGTTCTGTCACCCGACCCATTCGGTGACGATTTAGCGGAACCCCAGCGATTGCCCGACAATGTTCTCGAAGGAGACACGCTCAAACGATTATTCGCCAATTTGCCCGATGGTCGCTATGCGATCGAGTACATACTTGGTGACGGGAATGGGCGAACGATTATTGAAGTCGACGTTCGCGATGGCGAGCCGATCACTTCAGGCGACGAGCTTGATGGTGGATATTTGGAACTAAAACGACTCGAACAATTGCCATCCGAGGATCGACAAGAGGAATCATCGGTGATTCGCAGCGGAGAATCAGGGGGGCGTGATGACCAGAGATAGCAAAGACAACGAGAATCACGATCCAAGTTCGCAAGACGATCCGAACGAGAATCCGGCGCAAGATCTTTCATTCGAATCGACTCGGGATATCGTTCCGTCGAACGATCTCAATACTGAAACGGTGGATCTCGAATCAACAACCCGTGTTGAACCAGAGGAAGATCCTTCTCGGACGCAACCGGTTGGTTACGACATGACCCTATCGGCCGCTGATCTTGAACAAACGGTAGCGGAAGGAGTGGCCGGAAAACACGATCCAGGGTCTACTGCGCGATCCGATCCGAGGCAAGGCAGAGATATTGACAGGACACTCGATGCCTCGGATTTAGAATCCACGTTGGATCAAACCACCCCGCTCGTTGGTTCGCCAAAACGAGGTCAAGACGGAACGGTTGTGATTGATTCATCAAGTGGCGCAACCGGAACGCCAGACGACTCAAACGAAGCGTCCTCCGAAGCGGACTTCAATCAATCCATTTTGGCCAGCAAACAGGTTGGGGCAACGATCAATCCTCGCGAAATGTCGGATGAAGATGCGGAGCTTTGGGAATCGCTCACCGCAGGCAGCCGGCATGAACCAAGTCAGTTAGCGCCCGCGATTGAGCGATCTCTGCGCGAAACAAACCTGCAAATCAATGCTCGCAGCGTCACAAAGGGGAAACTAAATTCGTCCGAAAAATCGGACTATCGCCTGGTTCGACTGCTTGGCAAAGGGGGGATGGGCAACGTCTACATCGCCCGCCAAGGCTCGCTTGATCGGATGATCGCGGTAAAGATCATTCGTCCGCTTGAAAAAGAGAAACGCCAGAAATTGCTCGCCGATGGTCGACTCGAGATGGTCGAAGAGGATCGTCGTCAACAATTCCTTTCCGAAGCGGTGGTCACGGGCGATTTAGACCATCCCAATATTGTGCCGATCCATGATATCGCAGTGATGGGCGATGAGACACTTTTCTATGCGATGAAACGGGTGGTCGGTACGCCGTGGTCCAAAGTGATCGCCGAAAAGACTCGTGACGAGAACTTGGAAATCTTGTTGAAAGCGTCGGATGCAATCGGCTTCGCACACACTCGCGGAGTCGTGCACCGCGACATCAAGCCCGAGAACATCATGCTTGGCGACTTCGGCGTCGTGATGGTAATGGATTGGGGCTTGGCTCTACCGACGGCCGAATTTGAAAAGCATGATTCCGTTTTTCCTACGACGGGGTTAGGTGGTTCACCAGCATTCATGGCACCGGAAATGGCGACCGGACCACTCGATCGGATTACTGCAGCGAGTGATGTTTATTTGCTCGGTGCAACGCTGTTCATGATTATCACCGGCACGCCACCTCATTACGGAGAGACCGTCCGCGAGTGTATTCAAGCGGTCACGGCGAATAAAATCCGCGAATTCGGTAACAAGCATTCGGGTGAGTTGATGGAAATTGCCTTGAAGGCAATGGCGACTCAGCCGGTTGATCGCTACCCCAGCGTCGTTGAGTTTCAACAAGCGATTCGCGACTATCGCTCTCACGCCGAAAGTGTCGCGTTGGCCACGCGAGCGGCTGAAGATTTAAAAAGGGGGCAAACGTCAAAGCAGTACGCCGATTTCTCGCGATCGATCTTCGGGTTCGAAGAAGCATTGTCGCTTTGGGGGAAAAACAAACCTGCCATCACTGGTCTTGATCGAGCACGAATTCTCTATGCCGAAACAGCGTACGCGAATGGGGATTACGATAACGGATTGCAAGTGCTCGATCCGTCCAACGATTCACACGCTCCGCTCATCGATAAACTGCAGGCTGGGATCCGAGAGCGTGAAAGTCGCACCAAGCGTTTTCGCCTGTTGCGTCTAGCGGTAGCTGCAATGTTGGTTTTCATTTTGATCGGTGGTTCGGTCGCGATCGGTTTGATAAACGCTCAGAAGAATCAAGCTCGCCGCAGTGAACAATTGGCCAACGAACAAACCCTGATCGCGCAAAAAGCGAAAGAGCAGGAAGAAAAGCAGAAAGAGGCCGCGATCAAAGCAAGGAATGATGCCACTCGTCAACAAGAAATCGCCAAGGCAGAAAAGCTCAGAGCGGAAGAAAACGAACGATTGGCGATCGAAGAAAAAGAACGGGCTGATGCCGCTTTGCTAGCGGAAACCAAAGCGAAACAGGCAGCGGTCGAAGCGGAAAAGCAAGAGCGTGAGGCGAAGCAGGATGCCATTGTCGCTCGCGATGAAGCGGAAACCCAACGTGGACTTGCTGAGTATGAAAGCTATCTCTCCAACATTGGATTGGTCAAAGCGCGTATCGAACGAAACAATTTCGAAAAAGCACGCAGCATGCTGCGAGACATCGCTGAACGCCAACAACAAAAAAATGGCATCACCGATTTGGGGTGGGAGTACCGCTGGCTGAAGCGGCAAGTCAATCAGTCGCAGTCGGTTGCAACGGTAACAGCAGCCGTGAAGAACCTCGTCGTCGCTCATGCGGGCGACTTCGCGATTTGTGTCGCGGCGGACGGTTCGGTTTACCGGCTAGCGGTATCGGCAAATGGGATCATCCGCGGCGAAAATCCTAGCGAACCAGCAAACAACATCGACACAGGCTCTGCAACCGCCGCGGCCGTTTCGGCTGACGATACGTTGATCGCTCTAGGAACGGAATCAGGCGAGATCCAAATCTGGGACGCTGCTTTAACACGTCTCAAGCAAACACTTCATGGACACTCCGGGGCAATCACCTCGCTCCGTTTTGCTGATCGATACCGTTTGGTGTCGGCCAGTCATGATCGAACGATTCGCATTTGGGATGCTGAAAGCGGCAAGCAGCAATCCCAAGGTTGGCATATCGCAGGTGTGAAACAGATCGATATCGCACCCGTCAAGGGATTGTCCGATTGGTTGATCGCAGCTGCTGTCGCCGATGCATCGAGTGGACGTGTGGTCTTGTGGGAAATGAAAGCCTCAGAAGAATCGGTTACAACCGAGCGCGTCGGTGTTTTCGATTTGCACACCCGGCCTGTTTCGGCGGTCTGTTTGTCGTCGGATGGAAGTTTGGCGGCATCCGGGGATCTTAGTGGTGCGGTGATGATTTGGCAGACCAACGAGGTTGACGACATTGATTATGCAGAAGCGATCGGATCGGCCATCACCGATCTAGGTAAACCATCGGGAGGTCGAAGGCCGAAACGCACGTTGACTGCTTCGCGTTTGATCGACGAGAAACTGCAAGAATACCGGCCGGACCTGCTAGCTCGGTCCGAGCAAACAATCGCGGCGGAGGAATTGTTGGCTCACCGTGACACGATTCGCTCGATCGAGTTTTCCAAGGACGCTGGCAAACTGCTAACCGCTTCGGACGATTTTACCTTGAAACTCTGGGACACCCAATCACGCCGCATGACCCATTCGCTTCGTGGCCATGGTGGGTGGGTAACCACCGCTGTCATGGTCCGGAAAGATTCAAATCATGTGCTATCGGGTTCGACCGACAAAACGGTGCGTTCTTGGACGCCTGAAACCTATGTTGGTCAATCCGTTGAATCCCGATTTGCATCCTCGTCGCAAAACGATTCGATCGATAATACGGCGGATTTAACCAAGGTTTACGCTCACCATGACGAAATTTGGTCGGCCAGGTTTAGCCCCGACGGCAAACGAATCGTGACCGCAAGTCGCGATCGGACCGCGAGAGTGCTTCGTGTTGATCCGGTCAAAATGACGTTGTCGCCGATCGGAGAATTAAGGGATGATGTTTCGAGAGAGGATAACGAACTGCTCCGCGAGGGGACCTCTTATGTTGCCATGTCGATGGCGATTGATGCGAAGCGAAACCGTTTGTTCGTCGGTAGCGCTGATTCGACGATTCGAATTTGGGATCTACAGCGTGGTACCGAGATTGGACGAATGAAGGCGACGGGATTGAATCAATCGATCGCGTTATCACGAAATGGAAACCTCTTGTTGTCTGGATCAAGTTCCGAGAAAGTCAAAGCACTGTTATGGAATATTTCGCCTGGCGGTTCTCCCGATCCACGGGTGGTTCATCGACTTAGCGGTCATGATCAAGCGGTCACCGCGTTCGCGATTTCCGGCGACGCAAAACGATTGTTTACCGGCGACCGAGACGGACGAGGGATTCTTTGGGACGCCGAATCAGGAAAACCGATTGGTGAACCGATCGACGTTGTTCGCGGCTACCGAATCAATGCGGCCCAGTTTTCTGGTTCTGGCAAATCCGTGTTCATTGCGGCAGACGACCAGCAATTATGCGAAATTGATTTGGCAACGCGTACGCTTGTCCGCCAATGGGGGCACGACGGATTTGTGACGTCGATGTCACTTTCCACGGATGAGCATTTTGCGTTGACGATAAGCGAACAAACCACCAATGAACAAATTGAAACGACGGCGACGTTGTGGGATCTCCGCTTGCCTGCCAATTCGAAATCGAATTCTCGAGACCTAGAACGAAGTGTCTTGAGCCGAAACTCAGCAGGCAACAAACCGAAGGCTCAGGCATCCGAGACGATCGCGGATGACGTCATCACCACAAAGGGACGTATCACATCCGCGACAATTGGACTCGATGGAAACACTCTCATGGTAACTCATGTGGCAGCCAATCGAGCCGCTAGAATCAGTGTTTGGAGTTTGGGTCAACACGTCGATGACGCGAAACGTGAACCTTGGTTCGAAATGCCAACACGAATTACCAGCGTCGAAGCGACGTTGCCGATCTCGAGCGAAAGGTTCTTGACATTGAACGGTGATGCTGCATTCCTTTGGGATGCAAAACGGGAAAAACACCTGCGGAGTTTTCGTGCAAACGGGCCGGTTCAGCAAGCAAGTTTTTCGGCCGATGGCAAGTACATCGTCACCGCTAGCCGATCGATCAAGGTTTGGAATGCGGAATCGATGCAAGCGATTGGCAAGCAAGAAGTCGCCCACAACGGACCGGTCCGATCGGTCGAGTTCGCCAAGGGGCGATATCAAGGCCAAGTCGATTACCGAATCGTCTCGGGTGGCGACGACGGGTCCGTTCGTCTTTGGCTTTGGAATCCGCAAAGCGAAACGGTCACCAAGATTGCGGAGTTTGATTTCGGATTTCCTGTATCCTCGGTTCGTATGGGGCACGACGGCAAGACGATCTTTGCCGCAGGCATTGGCGGGAAAGCCAAAGCATGGCAAATCGAAGCACCGGATAAGCCGACCGTCTTTCACTACCATCCTCGTGCCGATGAGGAGTCGGAACATATGACGGAACTGACATGTCTTGCGGTTTCCGACGACGGCAAGTGGTTAGCGGCTGGCACCGATCAAGCGACCGCCGTGCTCTGGTCGGTCCCCCGTTTTGATCGTGGCGTTAATGACGATGAAGTGCGATTGCCGATCGAGATGAATGGCCATGCTCAGCGGATCGAGGATATTGCGATCTTACAAGACGGATCGTCGCCGATGAGGATTTTTACCGCCAGCGCAGATCAAACGGTTCGCGTTTGGGATCCACGTTTGTCGCTGGGCAAGAAAAATCTATCTGCGAATTCGCAAGCGAGAGAAGTCTTGGTATTAGAGAAGCACGCCTCCAGCGTCACCGCCGTCGATCTGGCAGACCAAGGCGCATTGATGATGTCCGCCGGTCGCGAAGGCGTCGTCAACCTCTGGCCCGCCTTGCCACGGATTTCGTCTCCCTAAACGATCGCCGTGATTCCTGGTGAACCATCAGCGATTGTTTGAACAGGCGGACATCCAGAGGATCTTTTGAGATTGATCGAAGTTAAGAATCTTCTGCTTTGCTCGCCGGGTCCCTCTTCTGAGCGAAAACATGTTGGCTAGAGCATCGTGGCTGTGGCTTCTAGCCACAGCGTTCTTGCAGAATACCGTAGGCTGAGTATTTCGTGGCTGTGGCTTCTAGCCACAGTGTTCTTCTCAACTGGGACTGGAAGTCCCAGCCACATCAAAAATCAAAATGCTCTAAAACATCGGTGGCAGCCCGGTGAAACCGCGCGGGTAGTAGTTGACTTGGAATTGGAATTCCCAGTCGAACAACCGATCGTCACCGCTTCGTAGGGGGACACCAACGCCCACGGACGTGGTCAAGTTTGTGCCCCATTGAGCGACGGTGCCGAAATTGGCATTGAGGATATCGAGCCGATTGGCGACGTTGCCGACTTCAAATGGTGCGTCTGGCGACGATCCGGCGCTAAAGTCATCACCGTAGATTTGTACCGGTTGCCCATTGGGGTCGACGCTGCGGAAGGTTGCAATATCGGCATCATTCAAAGTTGAAGTGTAGTGCAACTCCGACAGCAAGGCGACGCGTTGCAATCGGCTGTAGCCGCTGTTCGCTTGAAAGATAACCCGCCCGAGCGACAGGTCAATCGACAACAGGGTTTGCTCTCGAATTTCCTTTTGTTGTTCGTCGCTTAAATACTGGTTGTACAGCTCGCCGGTGTTCGAATCACGAAAAGCACTGTAATTCGGATTGGTGATAAACGCATTGCTATCGCCCGATTGGTAAACATCGGTGTAGAGTTCTCTATATCGAACTTGGTTGTGCCCAATTGGCGCTTCGATCGAACAGAAAGCATTCATGAATGTTCGGTTCGTCAATTGTGAGGCCACGGCCAGAAACGGGGTCAACGAAACCGTGTTGTAGTCGGTTTCAACGGAGCGACCGCGAAACAGGCTAATCGAGGGACGCTGCGTGGGCGTTCCGTTATCATCGAAATCGATCGATTGGCCGTCGATGTTGACACCATCACTTACAAACAGGCTGGAATCTTTCGAGACCGGAATGCGGGTTCCCAGTCCAATGCTCGCGACGGCGAATCTGCTTCTATGAAACGCATACTTATTGATGATCGTAAAATCTTGTAATTCAACATCATCGCTGCCGAGGGTCAGATCGGGCGACGCGATGCCAAAAAAGCGATTGTCGATTTCAAACGGGACGTTCGTATTGCTTCCATCAAAGACTTCCAAGAACTGCGTCGCGATAAACGCCTGCTCGGATCCGAGTGTGGAAACGAACGGAAGGCGAAATTCAACGGAGAAATTGTCTGTGATCCGTCGTTCGATTCCGAACTCGAACAGGTGGGTATCAAACTTCTGCTCGAACCCTTCGACTTCCGGTTGAATGTAGTAGAGGTTCAAATCGGGGTCGTATATGTATACCGTTTCGCCCGTTGGCCGGAGGGCATTGACTGACGCTGCATCGTCAAATCGGTGGTATCGGAACGACAACCGGTCACGCGGGATCGCCGAGTTGTTGTCGCTGATCTTTGAATTGGTTGCCACGGTGCCACCGCTGGTCAAGGCCGGGTTGGCATCACCAGCGAGGTTGTAGGTGAAACGCGTCGTTCGGGCTCCCCCGATGTAGTCACCCATCATGTTGGGAATGTCTGAGAACGCCAAGTCGCCTCCGCCGCCGGAACCGAAGTTGGTGGCCAAGCCTTGGCTGAGATCAAAATTTGTCGCCGCCTCATCGAGTGTGGCTGCGTCGATCGCTTCTGGTTGAGGAAGATCGTTAGAGTCGGCGAGTCCGGTGTCCCCTGGCGCAACGGGTTGTTCTTGGGGGGCGGTACCATCAGAAGGCGGTTCGATGGGGGTGGAGCCATCTACGATCGGTGTCGATTGTAAGTTGACCGGCGGACACCATTCAATGATCGGGGGACACGCTTCGCTGACAATCGTCTGGCATGGGTGGGGGACGCACGCACTGATATCTTCGGCGATTGCGTGGGCGCAGAGCGAAAGGGAGCCCAGCAGTGGGGCGATAAGCAATGCGATCCGCGATCGCCGCAGTTGGAGTCGGGACATTAGAAACCTTCCTTAGTTTCCCTGTTGATTTTCTGGCCGAGCGGAAATCCTTCTCCCCTCGATTGAAACCAGCGAGACCGCTCGATTCCTTGATAAATTCGGCCCTTCCGCTAGGGGGCGTTGAGCCGCCACCCTGTTTTTTGGTCTGAACCGATCGATCCGGTTATGACGTTGGCCTGAACGGGGTCAATGGAACGACCTTGCCTATCAACGGAAAGCTGCTGCCTGTACTGCTGCTTTTCTCGTTGCTCTGCGCAGCGCCAATGATTGTAGGAAGGTCAGAACCAACGATGATTGAATCCTGCTGTTGGCAGTGTCGTGCGACGTGAAGGCACCGTAAACCATTCTGGGCGGTGAAATCCATAACCGACTCGATTGAAGCTGGCGATTCGGAACGTGGACCGGTTGGGATTCATTCCACGCACACGGCCTCCCTTTCGGTGCCTGGCATCGCAAGCCCATACGGACATTGGGGAGCACTCGGCACACGAGCGTCCAAGGACGTTCCGCAAGATGTTTAGTCGGGACGAAGCACTAGGCGGCTAAGTTTGAACCGACGTCGGTTCGGTACGCGCTCCACGCTGGCAAGAAGCCTGCCAACAGAGCCAGCGTGATGACGAGCGGTAAAATCGCCAACTCGTAATTACTGGTCGTGAATAGCGTCACCTGCACTCCCGTTTGCGCTTCGATATAACCGCTAGATACCAGGATAGCGAGGTGGGCTAGGAACCAACCACACAGACCACCGATCAGGGCGATGATAAGGCTCTCGGCCAAGATGATCGTCGTCACCGTCTCTCGTCTGGCCCCGAGTGCTCGCATGACAGCAATGTCTCGGCGGCGATCGTTCATTGAATTGTAAATGGCGACCAATACGCCCACTGCGGCGACGACACAGGTGATCAGCGTGATCGCTAACAAGGCCTTCAAAAGTGGCCCGACGATCGCGGTCATCAACTTGGCAATCTCGCCGACGGGCGCGGCGGCTTGGGATTGCAGTCCTTCGTTGATTTTGTTCTGCATTCCTGGTGCAAACATCAGATTTCCGTTGCGAACCAAGATGGACGTCACCTCTCGTTCGGGGATCGTCAACGGTTTGTGATCGGGGTCGCGGCTTTTCCAATCATCGCTTACGACGATGGTTTCGTCGCCGACCAATGGTTTCGAATGATTCTCGAGCAGATAAAACCCTTCCAGATTGACGAATGCTGCGCGATCGTTGGGGGTCCCGGTAGGTGCTAAAATTCCGACAATCACGAAACCTTGGCCGTGGCCTTGCCCTTCGGGGTCGCCGTGGGTTGGATAGAATGTCTCACCGACATGAACGTCCATCTCCGCTGCGACTCGCGATCCTAAAACCGCTTCAAAATAGCCGTTCTCATCGGAGTACTCTTGAAACGCCCGCCCTTCCTTGAAGCGAAACTTCTCATCAACGTTGGATCCATGCCGTAGCTTTTCAAAGAAATCGGGTATGGTTCCCACAGCACGAAACTCGCCGAAATAGTCACCAAGGGCCAAGGGGATCGCGTAGCCGCCCGCGACGAACGCAGCATATTCACCATCTCGCTCGCCCAATGCCGGGTCGCCACCATACTTCCGCACCATTTCGGCGCGATCGGCAGAATCAAAGAATTCCATGTATTCCGTGAAGGGCAAATTCTCAATCGGTTGGCTCAAGTAGTAAACGCTGTTGAGCGTCAATTGAAGGGCACTTCCCTTCGGTCCCACCACTAAATTGTAGCCAACCGATGCATTGCGAGAAAACGCTTCGGTGACGATACCGAATACAGACAACACCAAAACAACCAAGCCGACCCCGAGAGCCAACGAGAGGGTGGTTAGGAAGCTCGAAAGTGAGCGGTGACAGAAATTACGCCAAGCAATTTGAATTAATGACATCGTTACGACGTTGTGGGTGCGAAAGCATGATTGATCTGCTCTAAACTATCGACTCGTTCGAATCGCTTCGCCACATCCATGCTGTGGGTGACCATTAACATGGCCAAGTTTTCGTCGACGCAAGATTGCTGGATCAGATCGAGAACCGATTCGGCACTGACGGGATCGACGTTTGCCGTCGGTTCGTCAGCAAGTAGCAGTTTGGGTTTGCCTGCGAGCGCTCGAGCGATGGCAACACGCTGTTGCTGACCCACGCTCAATTGACTCGGGCGATAGTGTGCGCGATCGGCCAATCCGACGCGTTCGAGCAAATCGAAGGCTCGACTCGCCCCGTGGTGGCCGCGCCCGAACGTCATCCCCAACCGCACGTTCTCTACAGCTGTAAAGGCTGGCAACAAATTGAAGGTTTGAAAGACATAGCCGATCGTCGACGCACGGAAACGATCGCGGCCTTGTTCACTCAATGAGGTTAACTCGGTACCAGCCAAGCGAATCGAACCACTGTCGGGAGTCAGAAGTCCGGCGATCAAATGGAGCAATGTCGTTTTACCGCCACCGCTTTCGCCGATCAATGCGACCTGCTCTCCGGCAGCAATTTCGAAGTGCGAAACGTCAAGCACTTTCAATCGCCCACCACCAGGTTGGTCGAACGTTTTAACGACATCGGTAATCTGAAGCGTCTTCGGAATTCCGTTCATCTAAAGTACACTTTCGGCGACGGTTCGCTTAAGGTCAGCACGGAATTGGTCGATCCGCCACTGCCCGTCCCCATCGGGATCAATTTTGTATTCGAGCGAGACGTACACATCGGTCGATGGTTGTCCAGGAGGCGTCGTGAAAACCATTTCGGCAAGTTGCCGTCCATAATGCTGGTAGACTCGTACGCCACGTTTGATTTGCCAATCAACCTCAGGTCCCAGCCCATAGACTTTCAGGTTCATACCCGATGACCGAAATTCGTCCATCGATTTAATCAACTCCTCACTCGATTGATAGTGTTCTCTGAGCGGCATGTGGACTGGCAATCGGTTGACGGCATCCTTTTTCATTTCCAGAGCAATTTCGAAATCACCTTCGCCGACGATCTTAAGATATTGACGTGCGAAGTATTCCGCTTGGTTGCCTAAGGTCGATGAACGACCGTGGTGGATAAAGAATCCGCATGTGCCGAAGGCGACGGCCAAAACCATGCCAATTTTAGCAGCCGTGACCCCCGTCGGCTTCGGCCCATCCCACTTTCGCAGCGCGACGAACCCGATAGCAATGGCGGCGAGTGGCAGCGCGATCATCACATATCCGATCAGGGCGGTGATGCTGAGCAACCCCAACAGGAGGCATAAAATGCCTGAGATTCGAAACGGCGCAATCTCTTCATCCGTTTCGAAGCCTCCCTCCGCTCCCATCATCGGCACGATGGGATTTTGGCCGGGGGGATTTTGGCCGGACGGATTTTGGCCGGGGGGATCGTGGTCAGGCGGATTC
Encoded proteins:
- a CDS encoding ABC transporter permease; amino-acid sequence: MSLIQIAWRNFCHRSLSSFLTTLSLALGVGLVVLVLSVFGIVTEAFSRNASVGYNLVVGPKGSALQLTLNSVYYLSQPIENLPFTEYMEFFDSADRAEMVRKYGGDPALGERDGEYAAFVAGGYAIPLALGDYFGEFRAVGTIPDFFEKLRHGSNVDEKFRFKEGRAFQEYSDENGYFEAVLGSRVAAEMDVHVGETFYPTHGDPEGQGHGQGFVIVGILAPTGTPNDRAAFVNLEGFYLLENHSKPLVGDETIVVSDDWKSRDPDHKPLTIPEREVTSILVRNGNLMFAPGMQNKINEGLQSQAAAPVGEIAKLMTAIVGPLLKALLAITLITCVVAAVGVLVAIYNSMNDRRRDIAVMRALGARRETVTTIILAESLIIALIGGLCGWFLAHLAILVSSGYIEAQTGVQVTLFTTSNYELAILPLVITLALLAGFLPAWSAYRTDVGSNLAA
- a CDS encoding protein kinase domain-containing protein, with amino-acid sequence MTRDSKDNENHDPSSQDDPNENPAQDLSFESTRDIVPSNDLNTETVDLESTTRVEPEEDPSRTQPVGYDMTLSAADLEQTVAEGVAGKHDPGSTARSDPRQGRDIDRTLDASDLESTLDQTTPLVGSPKRGQDGTVVIDSSSGATGTPDDSNEASSEADFNQSILASKQVGATINPREMSDEDAELWESLTAGSRHEPSQLAPAIERSLRETNLQINARSVTKGKLNSSEKSDYRLVRLLGKGGMGNVYIARQGSLDRMIAVKIIRPLEKEKRQKLLADGRLEMVEEDRRQQFLSEAVVTGDLDHPNIVPIHDIAVMGDETLFYAMKRVVGTPWSKVIAEKTRDENLEILLKASDAIGFAHTRGVVHRDIKPENIMLGDFGVVMVMDWGLALPTAEFEKHDSVFPTTGLGGSPAFMAPEMATGPLDRITAASDVYLLGATLFMIITGTPPHYGETVRECIQAVTANKIREFGNKHSGELMEIALKAMATQPVDRYPSVVEFQQAIRDYRSHAESVALATRAAEDLKRGQTSKQYADFSRSIFGFEEALSLWGKNKPAITGLDRARILYAETAYANGDYDNGLQVLDPSNDSHAPLIDKLQAGIRERESRTKRFRLLRLAVAAMLVFILIGGSVAIGLINAQKNQARRSEQLANEQTLIAQKAKEQEEKQKEAAIKARNDATRQQEIAKAEKLRAEENERLAIEEKERADAALLAETKAKQAAVEAEKQEREAKQDAIVARDEAETQRGLAEYESYLSNIGLVKARIERNNFEKARSMLRDIAERQQQKNGITDLGWEYRWLKRQVNQSQSVATVTAAVKNLVVAHAGDFAICVAADGSVYRLAVSANGIIRGENPSEPANNIDTGSATAAAVSADDTLIALGTESGEIQIWDAALTRLKQTLHGHSGAITSLRFADRYRLVSASHDRTIRIWDAESGKQQSQGWHIAGVKQIDIAPVKGLSDWLIAAAVADASSGRVVLWEMKASEESVTTERVGVFDLHTRPVSAVCLSSDGSLAASGDLSGAVMIWQTNEVDDIDYAEAIGSAITDLGKPSGGRRPKRTLTASRLIDEKLQEYRPDLLARSEQTIAAEELLAHRDTIRSIEFSKDAGKLLTASDDFTLKLWDTQSRRMTHSLRGHGGWVTTAVMVRKDSNHVLSGSTDKTVRSWTPETYVGQSVESRFASSSQNDSIDNTADLTKVYAHHDEIWSARFSPDGKRIVTASRDRTARVLRVDPVKMTLSPIGELRDDVSREDNELLREGTSYVAMSMAIDAKRNRLFVGSADSTIRIWDLQRGTEIGRMKATGLNQSIALSRNGNLLLSGSSSEKVKALLWNISPGGSPDPRVVHRLSGHDQAVTAFAISGDAKRLFTGDRDGRGILWDAESGKPIGEPIDVVRGYRINAAQFSGSGKSVFIAADDQQLCEIDLATRTLVRQWGHDGFVTSMSLSTDEHFALTISEQTTNEQIETTATLWDLRLPANSKSNSRDLERSVLSRNSAGNKPKAQASETIADDVITTKGRITSATIGLDGNTLMVTHVAANRAARISVWSLGQHVDDAKREPWFEMPTRITSVEATLPISSERFLTLNGDAAFLWDAKREKHLRSFRANGPVQQASFSADGKYIVTASRSIKVWNAESMQAIGKQEVAHNGPVRSVEFAKGRYQGQVDYRIVSGGDDGSVRLWLWNPQSETVTKIAEFDFGFPVSSVRMGHDGKTIFAAGIGGKAKAWQIEAPDKPTVFHYHPRADEESEHMTELTCLAVSDDGKWLAAGTDQATAVLWSVPRFDRGVNDDEVRLPIEMNGHAQRIEDIAILQDGSSPMRIFTASADQTVRVWDPRLSLGKKNLSANSQAREVLVLEKHASSVTAVDLADQGALMMSAGREGVVNLWPALPRISSP
- a CDS encoding ABC transporter ATP-binding protein, producing the protein MNGIPKTLQITDVVKTFDQPGGGRLKVLDVSHFEIAAGEQVALIGESGGGKTTLLHLIAGLLTPDSGSIRLAGTELTSLSEQGRDRFRASTIGYVFQTFNLLPAFTAVENVRLGMTFGRGHHGASRAFDLLERVGLADRAHYRPSQLSVGQQQRVAIARALAGKPKLLLADEPTANVDPVSAESVLDLIQQSCVDENLAMLMVTHSMDVAKRFERVDSLEQINHAFAPTTS